The following proteins are co-located in the Bacteroidia bacterium genome:
- a CDS encoding T9SS type A sorting domain-containing protein, which translates to MITITLDFLKKLSGIKNILACTLLFSVASTTIHAQQHKISLIPTPYLWLKADSINSEQKIWPDLSSHSNNINLSSSPIDWSKINYQPSIKMETVAPFEISYRPKLKGAICMFAVYRIDTSQNGYSIWSVKFDSTNFIEMNSHFLRDLYNKSLYSYGSESSPKINFFTQNWMHLKADVSPNHLLVCGGDSILSFKGEIAEIIFYNRELSAKELTNIFTYLAVKYGITLNEINYKRSDNVILWDVQKDREFSNDIAGIGKDSRLQINQKQSAGNGGESLLKISSGISFGNWNKENTHTINEGDFLIWGDNGRNFLSFPKDTSITDLSNSAYLTDLSERQWLIKRTGNTVDQIKTLIMLSAPTLARDTLIRVNLIISPTTNFNFPADSCLVIPADSTDSIGNLYFHNIYWDTDSSGSDAFTFQAASIQHNAEKMANNTAYTDSLNNYDNNSNKDSNNGNISFIHVFPNPSNGLFITQIQLKEPGDVFLFVLDESGRIAYQKKLCGNQCYIENFQLHEAGTYILNIESKEKKQNIKLVVK; encoded by the coding sequence ATGATAACAATAACATTAGACTTTTTAAAAAAGTTATCTGGCATAAAAAATATTCTTGCATGCACATTGTTATTTAGTGTAGCAAGCACTACTATACATGCCCAACAGCATAAGATTTCTTTAATTCCGACTCCTTATTTATGGCTGAAAGCAGATTCCATTAATTCAGAACAAAAGATTTGGCCGGATTTGAGTAGTCATAGTAACAATATAAATCTTTCCTCTTCACCGATTGATTGGAGTAAAATAAATTACCAGCCGTCAATTAAAATGGAAACAGTTGCTCCTTTTGAAATATCTTATCGTCCTAAATTAAAAGGTGCTATTTGTATGTTTGCCGTTTATAGAATTGACACCTCCCAAAACGGCTACAGCATTTGGTCTGTAAAATTCGATTCTACTAATTTTATTGAAATGAACTCCCATTTTTTAAGAGATTTATATAATAAAAGTTTATATAGCTACGGTAGCGAAAGTTCCCCGAAAATAAACTTTTTCACACAAAACTGGATGCATCTAAAAGCAGATGTTTCACCAAATCACTTACTTGTTTGCGGAGGAGATTCCATACTTTCTTTCAAGGGTGAGATAGCCGAAATAATATTCTATAACCGTGAACTTTCAGCTAAAGAACTGACCAATATATTCACCTACCTTGCCGTCAAATATGGAATAACTCTAAACGAAATAAATTACAAACGTTCCGACAATGTGATTTTATGGGATGTTCAAAAAGACAGAGAATTTTCTAACGACATAGCTGGCATTGGCAAAGACAGCCGGTTACAAATCAATCAAAAACAATCTGCCGGAAACGGAGGAGAATCCCTCCTTAAAATATCCTCAGGTATTTCATTTGGTAACTGGAACAAAGAAAATACTCATACCATAAACGAAGGTGATTTCTTAATATGGGGTGACAACGGAAGAAACTTTCTTAGTTTTCCCAAAGATACCTCAATAACCGATTTGTCCAATTCTGCTTATTTAACAGACCTCAGTGAGCGTCAGTGGTTAATAAAAAGAACGGGTAATACAGTCGATCAGATTAAAACTTTAATAATGCTGTCGGCTCCGACTCTGGCACGTGACACCCTTATCCGGGTCAATCTTATAATCAGCCCGACCACAAATTTTAATTTTCCTGCCGATAGTTGTCTTGTTATTCCGGCTGATAGTACTGACAGTATTGGAAATTTATATTTTCACAATATTTATTGGGATACGGACAGTTCCGGAAGCGATGCTTTTACATTTCAAGCGGCTTCAATTCAACATAATGCAGAAAAAATGGCTAACAATACGGCGTACACAGACAGTTTGAATAATTACGATAATAACAGTAACAAAGACTCTAATAATGGTAACATCTCCTTTATTCATGTTTTTCCAAATCCGTCAAACGGATTATTTATAACACAGATACAACTGAAAGAGCCTGGAGATGTTTTTCTCTTTGTTTTGGATGAATCCGGACGAATCGCATACCAAAAAAAGCTTTGTGGCAATCAATGCTATATAGAAAATTTTCAGTTACATGAAGCAGGAACTTATATTCTGAATATAGAAAGTAAAGAGAAAAAACAAAATATAAAATTAGTAGTAAAGTAA
- a CDS encoding LytTR family transcriptional regulator, whose translation MKTEAIGFKTKNGVEIVQPSEIIFCVAKGSYTKIVTSEKQFIVAKNLSQIEKKCCLKQFFRSHKSYLVNTKFIQRIHEDKVELRNYQEYALISRRKYKEIFIALKLSNITIIS comes from the coding sequence ATGAAAACTGAAGCTATCGGTTTTAAAACAAAAAATGGAGTAGAAATAGTTCAACCTTCTGAAATAATATTTTGTGTCGCAAAAGGATCATATACAAAAATTGTAACCTCAGAAAAACAATTTATTGTTGCAAAAAATTTGAGCCAGATAGAAAAAAAATGCTGTTTAAAGCAATTTTTTCGTTCCCATAAATCATATTTGGTAAACACAAAATTTATTCAAAGAATTCATGAAGATAAGGTAGAGCTTAGGAATTATCAGGAATATGCTTTAATCTCCCGTCGAAAATACAAAGAAATTTTTATTGCACTAAAATTAAGCAACATAACAATTATTTCATGA
- a CDS encoding response regulator produces the protein MEINHLKDKQVLIADDDYGCYRYLKAILEKTGANIHMANNGLNAVDFIKSNPNVDIVFMDLNMPIMGGYEAIEHIRLVNKEIPIIIQSCNENITYKENPIQHNIEFIQKPFKPSDVYAALDKILHE, from the coding sequence ATGGAAATAAATCACTTGAAAGACAAACAGGTACTTATTGCTGATGATGATTATGGTTGTTATAGATATCTAAAGGCTATACTTGAAAAAACAGGAGCAAATATTCATATGGCAAATAATGGATTAAATGCAGTAGATTTCATTAAATCTAACCCCAATGTTGATATTGTCTTTATGGATTTAAACATGCCAATTATGGGAGGTTATGAAGCTATTGAGCATATCCGACTAGTCAATAAGGAGATTCCAATAATTATACAAAGTTGTAATGAAAATATAACTTATAAAGAAAATCCGATTCAGCATAATATCGAATTTATACAAAAACCATTTAAGCCAAGTGATGTATATGCTGCCTTAGATAAAATATTACATGAATAG
- a CDS encoding helix-turn-helix transcriptional regulator → MEKSEFNKKIGQYLKKKRLQKKLTQAELASIIGNDFQNISRIERGVLSPTLYWLSKVTDALEMNLGDFIKNALK, encoded by the coding sequence ATGGAAAAATCAGAATTTAATAAGAAAATAGGTCAATATCTTAAGAAAAAGAGGCTTCAAAAAAAGCTTACTCAAGCTGAATTAGCAAGTATTATAGGTAATGATTTTCAAAATATTTCAAGAATTGAACGTGGGGTACTTAGCCCAACACTATATTGGTTAAGTAAAGTTACCGATGCCCTCGAAATGAATCTAGGTGATTTTATAAAGAATGCCTTAAAGTGA